The genomic region TGCTGGGTAAAAATGAAGTTTGCTGTTGAGGGTAGTGTTGCAAAGCCAAGGCTTTCTAATTCTTTCACTAAGCGTTCGCGTGTCTTTATTACTTTTGCGCTTGTAGCTTCTAAGTGTGCTTGATCTTCTACTGCAGCAATAGCTCCGACCTGTGCTAATTTTCCTAGTGGATAAGAGTTAAAACTATTCTTGACGCGTTCTAGGCCTTCAATCAGAGTAGGGTGACCCACAGCAAATCCCACCCTCAATCCTGCTAATGCGCGTGATTTTGAGAGTGTGTGTACAACGAGTAGGTTTTCAGGACAAGCAGATCCTCGTAGTAGGGGAATACATGACTCTGTGCCGTAATCGACATAAGCTTCATCAATCACGAGAACCGAAGCGGTGTTTTTCGCTAGGAGCGCTTCAATTTCTGCGCGCGGGATTGCTCTGCCGGTTGGGGCATTCGGGTTTGGGAAAATAATTCCCCCATTCGGAAACGTAAAGTCTCGGGTGTCCACTTCAAAGTCAGGGCCCAAAGGGATGGTTTGGTATTCCATACCAAATAGCTTGCAATAGACCGGGTAGAAGCTATAAGTGATGTCAGGAAATTGCACAGGCTGAGCTTGCTTCAAAAGACCTAAAAATACATGGGCAAGCACTTCATCAGACCCATTGCCTAAAAACACCTGTTTTGGGTCAAGACCATGTAAATCAGCGATCGCCTTTTTAAGAGCAGCACCTCCTGGGTCAGGATAGAGTCTTAAATCCTCATTAATTTGCTGGCTTATTGCAGTCAAGGCCTTGGGCGATGGGCCATAAG from Polynucleobacter antarcticus harbors:
- the hisC gene encoding histidinol-phosphate transaminase codes for the protein MSRFWNPVVQTLTPYTPGEQPQMARLVKLNTNESPYGPSPKALTAISQQINEDLRLYPDPGGAALKKAIADLHGLDPKQVFLGNGSDEVLAHVFLGLLKQAQPVQFPDITYSFYPVYCKLFGMEYQTIPLGPDFEVDTRDFTFPNGGIIFPNPNAPTGRAIPRAEIEALLAKNTASVLVIDEAYVDYGTESCIPLLRGSACPENLLVVHTLSKSRALAGLRVGFAVGHPTLIEGLERVKNSFNSYPLGKLAQVGAIAAVEDQAHLEATSAKVIKTRERLVKELESLGFATLPSTANFIFTQHPKHAGATLYQALRDRGIIVRHFKLPRIDNFLRITIGTDEQSNELLTALKEIVSKA